A genome region from Baekduia alba includes the following:
- a CDS encoding GNAT family N-acetyltransferase — protein MIDARTVPSDAVPATTLVAAMVDEVSELYGRIDAPGAPSATPVDFSEARGGVFVVLFEDGEPVAGGGVKRLDDTACEIKRMYVVPEARGRGLASQLLVALEDAARAGGYAIARLDTGPRQPEAQAMYERAGYAPIGNFNANPFASFWGEKAL, from the coding sequence GTGATCGATGCGCGCACCGTCCCGTCCGATGCCGTTCCGGCGACCACGCTCGTCGCCGCGATGGTCGACGAGGTCTCCGAGCTGTACGGCCGGATCGACGCGCCGGGCGCGCCGAGCGCGACGCCGGTCGACTTCTCCGAGGCGCGCGGCGGCGTGTTCGTCGTGCTGTTCGAGGACGGCGAGCCGGTGGCCGGCGGCGGCGTCAAGCGCCTGGACGACACGGCGTGCGAGATCAAGCGCATGTACGTGGTCCCGGAGGCGCGCGGCCGCGGTCTGGCCTCGCAGTTGTTGGTGGCCTTGGAGGACGCGGCGCGCGCGGGCGGCTACGCGATCGCCCGGCTGGACACCGGACCGCGGCAGCCGGAGGCGCAGGCGATGTACGAGCGCGCCGGCTACGCGCCGATCGGCAACTTCAACGCGAACCCGTTCGCGTCGTTCTGGGGCGAGAAGGCGCTGTAG
- the rpsP gene encoding 30S ribosomal protein S16: MAVRLRLTRVGAKKNAIWRIVAADQRSPRDGRNIEILGQYNPQTEPSTISVNEDRVRHWVATGATATPQVRKLLRTQGIEIA; this comes from the coding sequence ATGGCCGTTCGACTCCGACTGACGCGCGTGGGCGCGAAGAAGAACGCGATCTGGCGCATCGTCGCCGCCGATCAGCGCTCCCCGCGCGACGGCCGCAACATCGAGATCCTGGGGCAGTACAACCCCCAGACCGAGCCGTCGACCATCTCGGTCAACGAGGACCGCGTGCGCCACTGGGTCGCCACCGGCGCGACGGCCACCCCGCAGGTCCGCAAGCTCCTGCGCACGCAGGGCATCGAAATCGCCTAG
- the ftsY gene encoding signal recognition particle-docking protein FtsY — translation MARDWRDLFLTGDDGGSAPAGGTSEPDEQPDRRRGFFRRLRENMSKTREALTSEIQATLFDTLDEATWERLEEALIMADVGARTTASVVGQLEQEATSGQVEGGPALQDRLVELLADIAKTGTDTIDVRPRENGPTVIMAVGVNGTGKTTTIGKLAWHLRQELGKTVLLGAADTFRAAAVEQLTEWARRADVDIVTGPENSDPGAVAFDAVARGRERGVDVVIIDTAGRLHNQEELMNELTKIRRVIGKQMPDAPHETLLTIDSTTGQNGVRQAKLFSEAVPVDGIVLTKLDGTAKGGIALAIAGELGIPVKLIGIGEALEDLRPFDADDFARALVSV, via the coding sequence ATGGCCCGTGACTGGCGCGACCTCTTCCTGACCGGCGACGACGGCGGCTCCGCCCCCGCGGGCGGCACTTCCGAGCCTGACGAGCAGCCGGATCGCCGGCGTGGCTTCTTCCGCCGCCTGCGCGAGAACATGTCCAAGACTCGCGAGGCGCTGACCTCCGAGATCCAGGCCACGCTGTTCGACACGCTCGACGAGGCCACGTGGGAGCGGCTGGAGGAGGCGCTGATCATGGCCGACGTCGGCGCGCGCACGACCGCGAGCGTCGTCGGCCAGCTCGAGCAGGAGGCGACGTCCGGCCAGGTCGAGGGCGGCCCGGCGCTCCAGGACCGCCTCGTCGAGCTGCTGGCCGACATCGCCAAGACCGGCACCGACACCATCGACGTCCGCCCGCGCGAGAACGGCCCGACGGTGATCATGGCCGTCGGCGTCAACGGCACCGGCAAGACCACCACCATCGGCAAGCTCGCCTGGCACCTGCGCCAGGAGCTCGGCAAGACCGTCCTGCTCGGCGCGGCCGACACGTTCCGCGCCGCCGCGGTCGAGCAGCTGACCGAGTGGGCCAGGCGCGCCGACGTCGACATCGTCACCGGCCCCGAGAACTCCGACCCGGGCGCGGTCGCCTTCGACGCGGTCGCCCGCGGCCGCGAGCGCGGGGTGGACGTGGTGATCATCGACACCGCCGGCCGCCTGCACAACCAGGAGGAGCTGATGAACGAGCTGACGAAGATCCGGCGCGTCATCGGCAAGCAGATGCCCGACGCGCCGCACGAGACGCTGCTGACGATCGACTCGACGACCGGCCAGAACGGCGTGCGCCAGGCCAAGCTCTTCTCGGAGGCGGTCCCGGTCGACGGCATCGTCCTGACCAAGCTCGACGGCACCGCCAAGGGCGGCATCGCGCTCGCGATCGCCGGCGAGTTGGGGATCCCCGTCAAGCTCATCGGCATCGGCGAAGCACTGGAGGACCTGCGCCCGTTCGACGCCGACGACTTCGCCCGCGCCCTGGTCAGCGTCTGA
- a CDS encoding chromosome segregation SMC family protein, whose amino-acid sequence MHLKSLTLKGFKSFPDRTKLEFGPGVSVIVGPNGSGKSNITDAVLWAMGEQSPLAVRGQSMQDVIFGGGRGVQARSSAEVELVLDNSDGTVDLPVGEISILRRLDRSGDGEYRLNGAKCRMVDVLEVLSDTGLGKESHSVVSQGRVEAIVTSKPKDRRLLIEEAAGLGKHRKRRRRAQLKLERTQDNLDRALDVEREARSRLRPLKRQAEAAELHERLERQTVEARWELARETVRARRAEMAEAVAKVTSSRAEREEAQSELRAVAARRQLAEEALAKRSEQREALARRVERARSAADRIELRLERTRETAEQVAERAESRERQLGALQLQAAEDQPDENGLERIESIEAQLVELDSDRTAALERELQALEAQRSAAAARVEELKTAVEAKRAALAEADQACEVARQARRAAEASAEGARREAAKVGAELARANQFLRSHSGPAGSARSLSDDLEVEAGAELALSAALGARLSAAVVADRAAGAALLDKAKRDGGRALVSGDAPAGAPVAQPTPPVPGARPFVDLVRGPEPALSLARRLLADAWLVESLDAIPDTFTGVAVTPAGRAWLGATRELQQAAEGGAERVLAMRNQRDALIAEADKHVKAEHEASTGVEAATGAVSAADASRDVAERERRDAERAYAEAKESERQAAWLMEERRKAPEQGEAAVRRAQLEGELTSERRVAEQAAKAREERTRRIAYLEAQLKRDRELGPAAGRVADVLAVVHEAVMGRMREMEGALAADRAEGEGVAQELRACAAAEAEIQQKLGERNEAVTRAEVRAQQLRDQEAEAAHELAELAEKLGLEAEPREEPLSTEEAMQLRQRVERLVKRREQLGPVNPLAKQEYDEAVVHVDELERQRTDLETALRELRAFIRDTDRQIRTTFTETFEAAAKNFEELSQTLFPGGGGRLTLVREDNGPRPVLGGAKADGDAGDGASEVEAEAAAEAAADAEAAADEHGIDPDDDLGVEIEITPAGKSMKRLTLLSGGEKTMTAIAFLFSVFLAKPCPFYILDEVEAALDDLNITRYLDLLQAHADRAQFIVVTHQKRTMEAADTLYGVSMGNDGVSKIVSRKMPKEYVADAEEAHGEPVGAGA is encoded by the coding sequence GTGCATCTGAAGTCGCTGACCCTGAAGGGCTTCAAGTCCTTCCCCGACCGCACCAAGCTCGAGTTCGGGCCTGGCGTGTCGGTGATCGTCGGCCCGAACGGGTCCGGCAAGTCCAACATCACCGACGCCGTGCTGTGGGCGATGGGCGAGCAGTCGCCGCTCGCGGTGCGCGGCCAGTCGATGCAGGACGTCATCTTCGGCGGCGGCCGCGGCGTGCAGGCGCGCTCGTCGGCCGAGGTCGAGCTGGTGCTGGACAACTCCGACGGCACGGTCGACCTCCCGGTGGGCGAGATCTCGATCCTGCGCCGGCTCGACCGCTCCGGCGACGGCGAGTACCGCCTCAACGGCGCGAAGTGCCGGATGGTCGACGTGCTCGAGGTCCTGAGCGACACGGGCCTGGGCAAGGAATCGCATTCCGTCGTGTCCCAGGGCCGCGTCGAGGCGATCGTCACGTCCAAGCCCAAGGACCGCCGGCTGCTGATCGAGGAGGCCGCCGGCCTGGGCAAGCACCGCAAGCGCCGGCGCCGCGCGCAGCTCAAGCTGGAGCGCACGCAGGACAACCTGGATCGCGCGCTGGACGTCGAGCGCGAGGCGCGGTCGCGGCTGCGCCCCCTCAAGCGCCAGGCCGAGGCCGCCGAGCTGCACGAGCGGCTGGAGCGCCAGACGGTCGAGGCGCGCTGGGAGCTCGCGCGCGAGACCGTGCGCGCGCGCCGCGCCGAGATGGCCGAGGCGGTCGCGAAGGTCACGTCGTCGCGCGCCGAGCGCGAGGAGGCCCAGTCCGAGCTGCGCGCGGTCGCGGCGCGCCGTCAGCTCGCCGAAGAGGCGCTGGCCAAGCGCTCGGAGCAGCGCGAGGCGCTGGCCCGGCGCGTCGAGCGGGCGCGGTCGGCCGCCGACCGGATCGAGCTGCGCCTGGAGCGCACGCGCGAGACGGCCGAGCAGGTCGCCGAGCGGGCCGAGTCGCGCGAGCGCCAGCTCGGCGCGCTGCAGCTGCAGGCCGCCGAGGACCAGCCGGACGAGAACGGCCTGGAGCGCATCGAGTCGATCGAGGCTCAGCTCGTCGAGCTGGACTCCGACCGGACCGCCGCGCTGGAGCGCGAGCTGCAGGCCCTGGAGGCGCAGCGGTCCGCGGCGGCCGCGCGCGTCGAGGAGCTGAAGACGGCGGTCGAGGCCAAGCGCGCGGCGCTGGCCGAGGCCGACCAGGCCTGCGAGGTCGCGCGCCAGGCGCGGCGTGCGGCGGAGGCGTCGGCCGAAGGCGCCCGGCGCGAGGCCGCGAAGGTCGGCGCCGAGCTGGCGCGGGCCAACCAGTTCCTGCGCTCCCATTCCGGACCCGCCGGCAGCGCGCGGTCGCTGAGCGACGACCTCGAGGTCGAGGCGGGCGCCGAGCTGGCGCTGAGCGCCGCGCTCGGCGCGCGGCTGAGCGCCGCGGTCGTCGCGGACCGCGCGGCCGGCGCCGCGCTGCTGGACAAGGCCAAGCGCGACGGCGGCCGCGCGCTCGTCTCCGGCGACGCTCCCGCGGGCGCTCCGGTCGCGCAGCCGACGCCGCCCGTCCCCGGCGCGCGGCCCTTCGTCGACCTCGTCCGCGGTCCCGAGCCGGCGCTGTCGCTGGCCAGGCGGCTGCTCGCCGACGCGTGGCTGGTCGAGTCGCTCGACGCGATTCCGGACACCTTCACCGGCGTCGCCGTCACGCCCGCGGGCCGCGCCTGGCTCGGCGCCACGCGCGAGCTCCAGCAGGCCGCCGAGGGTGGGGCGGAGCGCGTCCTGGCGATGCGCAACCAGCGCGACGCGCTGATCGCCGAGGCCGACAAGCACGTCAAGGCGGAGCACGAGGCGTCGACCGGCGTCGAGGCCGCGACGGGCGCCGTCTCCGCCGCCGACGCGTCGCGCGACGTCGCCGAGCGCGAGCGGCGCGACGCCGAGCGCGCCTACGCGGAGGCCAAGGAGTCCGAGCGCCAGGCCGCGTGGCTGATGGAGGAGCGCCGCAAGGCGCCCGAGCAGGGCGAGGCCGCGGTGCGGCGCGCGCAGCTCGAGGGCGAGCTGACGTCCGAGCGCCGCGTGGCCGAGCAGGCCGCGAAGGCGCGCGAGGAGCGTACGCGGCGCATCGCCTACCTCGAGGCGCAGCTCAAGCGCGACCGCGAGCTCGGGCCCGCGGCCGGCCGCGTCGCCGACGTCCTGGCGGTCGTCCACGAGGCGGTCATGGGGCGGATGCGCGAGATGGAGGGCGCGCTGGCCGCCGATCGCGCCGAGGGCGAGGGCGTCGCCCAGGAGCTGCGCGCGTGCGCCGCGGCCGAGGCCGAGATCCAGCAGAAGCTCGGCGAGCGCAACGAGGCCGTGACCCGCGCCGAGGTCCGCGCGCAGCAGCTGCGCGACCAGGAGGCCGAGGCCGCGCACGAGCTCGCCGAGCTGGCCGAGAAGCTCGGCCTCGAAGCGGAGCCGCGCGAGGAGCCGCTGTCGACCGAGGAGGCGATGCAGCTGCGCCAGCGCGTCGAGCGCCTCGTCAAGCGCCGCGAGCAGCTCGGCCCGGTCAACCCGCTGGCCAAGCAGGAGTACGACGAGGCCGTCGTGCACGTCGACGAGCTGGAGCGCCAGCGCACCGACCTGGAGACCGCGCTGCGCGAGCTGCGCGCGTTCATCCGCGACACCGACCGCCAGATCCGCACCACGTTCACCGAGACGTTCGAGGCCGCGGCCAAGAACTTCGAGGAGCTGTCGCAGACGCTGTTCCCGGGCGGCGGCGGGCGCCTGACGCTCGTTCGCGAGGACAACGGTCCGCGCCCCGTGCTCGGCGGGGCCAAGGCCGACGGCGACGCCGGCGACGGCGCGTCCGAGGTCGAGGCCGAGGCGGCCGCCGAGGCCGCGGCCGACGCCGAGGCCGCCGCGGACGAGCACGGGATCGACCCCGACGACGACCTCGGCGTCGAGATCGAGATCACGCCTGCGGGCAAGTCGATGAAGCGCCTGACGCTGCTGTCCGGCGGCGAGAAGACGATGACCGCGATCGCCTTCCTGTTCAGCGTCTTCCTCGCCAAGCCGTGCCCGTTCTACATCCTGGACGAGGTCGAGGCCGCGCTCGACGACCTCAACATCACGCGCTACCTCGACCTGCTCCAGGCGCACGCCGACCGCGCGCAGTTCATCGTCGTCACCCACCAGAAGCGGACGATGGAGGCGGCCGACACGCTCTACGGCGTGTCGATGGGCAACGACGGCGTCTCGAAGATCGTGTCGCGCAAGATGCCCAAGGAGTACGTCGCCGACGCCGAAGAGGCGCACGGCGAGCCCGTCGGCGCCGGCGCGTAG
- a CDS encoding SPFH domain-containing protein, whose amino-acid sequence MAALIALVVILLFALFVASQTIRIIPQARAGVVERFGRYNRTLEPGLTIVLPFVDRVKPLIDLREQVVSFPPSGVITEDNVTVNIDTVLYFTITDPKSASYEVANPLQAIEQLTVTTLRNVIGGLTLEDSLTSRDQINSQLRTVLDEATGKWGIRIARVELKAVDPPAGIQEAMEKQMRAERDRRAAILNAEGLKQSQILTAEGEKQSAVLRAEGQKTAAILQAEGEAQAIDTVFTAIHKGDPDPKLLSYQYLQMLPRIAQGDANKLWVIPSEFTAALGQLTSAFASGRDDHPAPPQTPPGGGPRPLS is encoded by the coding sequence GTGGCCGCGCTGATCGCGCTCGTCGTCATCCTGCTCTTCGCGCTGTTCGTCGCGTCGCAGACGATCCGCATCATCCCCCAGGCGCGCGCCGGCGTCGTCGAGCGCTTCGGGCGCTACAACCGCACGCTCGAGCCCGGCCTGACGATCGTGCTGCCGTTCGTCGACCGGGTCAAGCCGCTGATCGACCTCCGCGAGCAGGTCGTCAGCTTCCCGCCGTCGGGCGTGATCACCGAGGACAACGTCACGGTGAACATCGACACGGTGTTGTACTTCACGATCACCGACCCCAAGTCGGCGTCCTATGAGGTCGCCAACCCGCTGCAGGCGATCGAGCAGCTGACGGTCACGACGCTGCGCAACGTCATCGGCGGCCTGACGCTCGAGGACTCGCTGACGTCGCGCGACCAGATCAACTCGCAGCTGCGCACGGTCCTCGACGAGGCGACCGGCAAGTGGGGGATCCGCATCGCCCGCGTGGAGCTCAAGGCCGTCGACCCGCCGGCCGGCATCCAGGAGGCGATGGAGAAGCAGATGCGCGCCGAGCGCGACCGCCGTGCCGCCATCCTCAACGCCGAAGGTCTCAAACAGTCGCAGATCCTGACCGCCGAGGGCGAGAAGCAGTCCGCCGTCCTGCGGGCCGAGGGCCAGAAGACCGCCGCGATCCTGCAGGCCGAGGGCGAGGCGCAGGCGATCGACACGGTCTTCACCGCCATCCACAAGGGCGACCCCGACCCCAAGCTGCTGTCCTACCAGTACCTCCAGATGCTGCCGCGCATCGCCCAGGGTGACGCGAACAAGCTCTGGGTGATCCCGAGCGAGTTCACCGCAGCGCTGGGCCAGCTCACGAGCGCGTTCGCGAGCGGGCGCGACGACCACCCGGCGCCGCCGCAGACACCGCCCGGCGGCGGGCCTCGTCCACTCTCATAG
- a CDS encoding NfeD family protein, whose amino-acid sequence MDAWLVWLIAGVFAAVGEILTAGFFLAPFAVGAFGAMLADLVGAGAALQLIVFAVLTLACFGLVRPIAKRHLYTPPRIRTGTAALVGRNAIVLERIANDESVGAVRIDGEVWTARSLDDDQEIAAGTKVQVVEIRGATALVTP is encoded by the coding sequence ATGGATGCCTGGCTCGTCTGGCTGATCGCAGGGGTCTTCGCAGCGGTGGGGGAGATCCTCACGGCCGGCTTCTTCCTCGCGCCGTTCGCGGTGGGCGCGTTCGGCGCGATGCTCGCGGACCTCGTCGGCGCGGGAGCGGCGCTCCAGCTCATCGTCTTCGCGGTCCTGACCCTCGCCTGCTTCGGCCTCGTCCGGCCGATCGCCAAGCGCCACCTGTACACGCCGCCGCGGATCCGGACGGGCACCGCCGCGCTCGTCGGGCGCAATGCCATCGTGTTGGAGCGCATCGCCAACGACGAGAGCGTCGGCGCGGTGCGCATCGACGGCGAGGTCTGGACGGCGCGCTCGCTCGACGACGACCAGGAGATCGCGGCCGGCACCAAGGTGCAGGTCGTCGAGATCCGCGGCGCTACGGCGCTCGTAACCCCATGA
- the ffh gene encoding signal recognition particle protein produces the protein MFDALAEKLQETLSDVRGRGTLTEDDVNKAMREIRLALLEADVNFKVVKQFTATVKERCLGADVLGQLNPGQQVVKIVNEELTALMGGSSAGITFAPRPPTVILMAGLQGSGKTTATAKLAKLLKEKNGSSVAVAACDVYRPAAVEQLVKVGGQAGATVYEQGTDKDPVDIARWALDQAKMEGKDVLIVDTSGRLHVDERLMQELKDIRKAVKPTSILLVVDAMTGQDAVNVAEQFAEAVDFDGVVMSKLDGDARGGAALSVKAVTGKPILFASVGEKLEQFEAFHPDRMAQRILGMGDVMSLIEKAEKQFDEDEAKELERKLRKDEFTLEDFLKQLRQLRKMGPLTSLLGMMPGFAGQQLKGLKVDEKELDRVQAIILSMTAEERRRPELIKGSRRLRIAKGSGTTVQAVNQLVKQFGQMRKVMKQIGKGGRMPDLQAMMRQGR, from the coding sequence GTGTTCGACGCCCTTGCCGAGAAGCTCCAAGAGACCCTGTCCGACGTCCGCGGCCGCGGCACGCTGACCGAGGACGACGTCAACAAGGCCATGCGCGAGATCCGCCTCGCGCTGCTGGAGGCCGACGTCAACTTCAAGGTCGTCAAGCAGTTCACGGCGACGGTCAAGGAGCGCTGCCTGGGCGCCGACGTCCTCGGCCAGCTCAACCCGGGCCAGCAGGTCGTCAAGATCGTCAACGAGGAGCTGACCGCGTTGATGGGCGGCTCCTCGGCCGGCATAACGTTCGCGCCGCGCCCGCCGACGGTCATCCTGATGGCCGGCCTCCAGGGCTCAGGCAAGACGACGGCGACGGCCAAGCTCGCGAAGCTCTTGAAGGAGAAGAACGGGTCGTCGGTCGCGGTCGCCGCGTGCGACGTCTACCGGCCGGCGGCGGTCGAGCAGCTCGTGAAGGTCGGCGGCCAGGCCGGCGCCACCGTCTACGAGCAGGGCACCGACAAGGACCCCGTCGACATCGCGCGCTGGGCGCTGGACCAGGCCAAGATGGAGGGCAAGGACGTCCTCATCGTCGACACCTCCGGCCGCCTGCACGTCGACGAGCGCCTGATGCAGGAGCTCAAGGACATCCGCAAGGCGGTCAAGCCGACCTCGATCCTGCTCGTCGTCGACGCGATGACCGGCCAGGACGCCGTGAACGTCGCCGAGCAGTTCGCCGAGGCCGTGGACTTCGACGGCGTCGTGATGTCCAAGCTCGACGGCGACGCCCGCGGCGGCGCCGCGCTCTCGGTCAAGGCCGTCACCGGCAAGCCGATCCTGTTCGCGTCGGTCGGCGAGAAGCTCGAGCAGTTCGAGGCCTTCCATCCCGACCGGATGGCGCAGCGGATCCTCGGGATGGGCGACGTCATGTCGCTGATCGAGAAGGCCGAGAAGCAGTTCGACGAGGACGAGGCCAAGGAGCTCGAGCGCAAGCTGCGCAAGGACGAGTTCACGCTCGAGGACTTCCTCAAGCAGCTGCGCCAGCTGCGCAAGATGGGCCCCCTGACCTCGCTGCTGGGCATGATGCCGGGCTTCGCCGGCCAGCAGCTCAAGGGCCTGAAGGTCGACGAGAAGGAGCTCGACCGCGTCCAGGCGATCATCCTCTCGATGACGGCCGAGGAGCGCCGCCGGCCGGAGCTCATCAAGGGCTCGCGCCGCCTGCGCATCGCCAAGGGCTCGGGCACGACGGTGCAGGCCGTCAACCAGCTCGTCAAGCAGTTCGGCCAGATGCGCAAGGTCATGAAGCAGATCGGCAAGGGCGGCCGCATGCCGGACCTGCAAGCCATGATGCGCCAGGGTCGCTAA